In Parus major isolate Abel chromosome 1, Parus_major1.1, whole genome shotgun sequence, the following proteins share a genomic window:
- the LOC107206204 gene encoding rap1 GTPase-activating protein 1-like isoform X2 gives MFSREHGFLAGASGGRPEEAVQGCSDVIDSPTEGFPCVLTPAVPNKTVDLFEMIEKMQGSRLDEQRCSLPAPLKTEEEYIPYPSIHEVLQKGWPYPLIILPQFGGYWIEGTSHNLSSLSPTLSDVPFSWSGKVKLESDPTAKLYRKHFLGKEHQNFYSSDMSLGYLVLSVKYEQIEKQENLRLLLRTRTGTKHDLIPISCLNEFPNAVQMAKLLCEDVNVERFFPVLYPKASQLIVAFDEHVISNNFKFGVIYQKPGQTTEEEVFSNTVESQGFLEFLDFLGDKIQLQDFRGFRGGLDVTRGQTGTESVYTNFRGKEIMFHVSTKLPFTEGDSQQLQRKRHIGNDIVAIIFQDESTPFVPDMIASNFLHAYVVVQLTHSTTGDTLYKVSVTARDDVPFFGPPLPNPAIFKKSAEFREFLLVKLINAEYSCYRAEKFAKLEERTRSALLESLFEELQLRSRSMMGLPVGEDDKIENGSGGFLENFKRVIRGRSQSLDTMGISMRKQQPATLPSRPATAGLALSQSVAEGPKAIAASFALPGRSPSRTRASRFHGRRSSAIGIENIQEEKRDTTERIQRVLDCPGTFFDLKSDGSSSPSSPEFPSRKSKMLRSQTSGYCVMQPLSRSSSSVSSCCSGLRENGTSEEEENDRELMCSLKGPPKQDSVVQSMWLDDSDCTPSTSSSPGSRLLPSSSVAGSTGKGKGSKAEAQHHNPASILCCV, from the exons ATGTTTTCCCGGGAGCATGGCTTCCTTGCCGGAGCCAGCGGAGG GAGGCCTGAGGAGGCGGTGCAGGGTTGTAGTGATGTTATAGACTCTCCCACTGAAGGCTTTCCATGTGTCCTcactcctgctgtccccaacaAG acTGTGGACTTGTTTGAAATGATTGAAAAAATGCAG GGGAGTCGTCTGGATGAACAAAGAtgttcccttccagctcctctcaAG ACAGAAGAGGAGTATATTCCTTATCCCAGCATCCATGAG GTATTACAGAAAGGGTGGCCATATCCTCTCATTATCCTACCCCAGTTTGGGGGCTACTGGATTGAAGGGACCAGCCACAACCTCTCCAGCTTGAGTCCAACTCTGTCTGATGTACCCTTTTCCTGGAGTGGTAAAGTGAAACTGGAAAGTGACCCTACAGCCAAGCTGTACCGCAAACATTTTCTGGGAAAG GAGCACCAGAACTTTTATTCCAGTGACATGTCCTTGGGCTACCTAGTACTTTCTGTGAAGTATGAACAGattgagaaacaggaaaatctaCGCCTGTTGCTGAG GACTCGTACTGGCACCAAACATGATCTAATTCCCATTTCCTGTCTGAATGAGTTTCCCAATGCTGTTCAGATGGCAAAG CTACTTTGTGAGGATGTGAATGTTGAACGCTTCTTTCCTGTCCTCTATCCCAAG GCCTCGCAGCTTATTGTTGCATTTGATGAGCATGTCATAAGCAATAACTTCAAGTTTGGGGTCATCTACCAAAAACCTGGACAG ACAACTGAAGAAGAAGTCTTCAGTAACACTGTAGAGAGTCAGGGTTTCCTGGAGTTCTTGGATTTCCTTGGTGACAAGATTCAGCTGCAGGATTTCCGTGG GTTCCGGGGAGGCTTGGATGTTACCAGAGGCCAAACAGGCACAGAGTCAGTCTATACAAATTTCCGGGGGAAGGAGATCATGTTTCACGTGTCCACAAAGCTGCCCTTCACAGAGGGAGATTCCCAGCAG cttcAGCGGAAGCGTCACATTGGGAATGATATTGTAGCCATCATTTTCCAAGATGAAAGCACACCTTTTGTCCCTGATATGATTGCTTCTAATTTCCTACATGCTTATGTGGTAGTTCAGCTCACTCATAGCACCACTGGGGACACTCTCTACAAG GTTTCAGTCACAGCCCGAGATGATGTCCCCTTCTTTGGACCACCTCTGCCAAATCCAGCCATATTTAAAAAG AGTGCAGAGTTTCGTGAATTCCTTCTGGTCAAGCTCATCAACGCTGAGTACAGCTGCTATCGAGCTGAGAAATTTGCTAAATTAGAG GAAAGAACACGGAGTGCCCTCTTGGAGAGCCTTTTTGAGGAGCTGCAACTTCGCAGCCGCAGCATGATGGGATTACCTGTAGGGGAGGATGACAAGATAGAGAATGGCAGTGGGGGCTTCCTCGAGAACTTCAAG CGGGTGATCAGAGGCCGCAGCCAGAGCCTGGATACCATGGGGATATCCatgagaaagcagcagccagccacCCTGCCCAGCCGCCCAGCTACAGCTGGCCTTGCCCTCAGCCAGAGTGTCGCCGAGGGCCCTAAGGCCATTGCTGCG tCTTTTGCCTTGCCTGGTAGGAGCCCATCACGTACTCGAGCCAGCCGCTTCCACGGGCGACGGAGTAGTGCCATTGGCATTGAAAACatacaggaggaaaagag AGACACCACAGAGAGGATACAGAGGGTGTTGGACTGTCCAGGAACTTTCTTTGACCTGAAGTCTGAtggatcatccagtcccagctccccagagttccccagcaggaagagcaa AATGCTCAGGAGTCAAACTTCAGGATACTGTGTGATGCAGCCACTCTCACGTTCATCATCCAGTGTAAGCAGTTGTTGTAGTGGATTGAGGGAAAATGGAACatctgaggaagaggagaatgaCAGG GAGCTGATGTGCTCACTTAAGGGCCCTCCAAAACAGGATTCAGTGGTTCAGAGTATGTGGCTGGATGACAGTGACTGCACACCCAGTACTTCTAGCTCACca
- the LOC107206204 gene encoding rap1 GTPase-activating protein 1-like isoform X3, giving the protein MFSREHGFLAGASGGRPEEAVQGCSDVIDSPTEGFPCVLTPAVPNKTVDLFEMIEKMQGSRLDEQRCSLPAPLKTEEEYIPYPSIHEVLQKGWPYPLIILPQFGGYWIEGTSHNLSSLSPTLSDVPFSWSGKVKLESDPTAKLYRKHFLGKEHQNFYSSDMSLGYLVLSVKYEQIEKQENLRLLLRTRTGTKHDLIPISCLNEFPNAVQMAKLLCEDVNVERFFPVLYPKASQLIVAFDEHVISNNFKFGVIYQKPGQTTEEEVFSNTVESQGFLEFLDFLGDKIQLQDFRGFRGGLDVTRGQTGTESVYTNFRGKEIMFHVSTKLPFTEGDSQQLQRKRHIGNDIVAIIFQDESTPFVPDMIASNFLHAYVVVQLTHSTTGDTLYKVSVTARDDVPFFGPPLPNPAIFKKSAEFREFLLVKLINAEYSCYRAEKFAKLEERTRSALLESLFEELQLRSRSMMGLPVGEDDKIENGSGGFLENFKSFALPGRSPSRTRASRFHGRRSSAIGIENIQEEKSRDTTERIQRVLDCPGTFFDLKSDGSSSPSSPEFPSRKSKMLRSQTSGYCVMQPLSRSSSSVSSCCSGLRENGTSEEEENDRELMCSLKGPPKQDSVVQSMWLDDSDCTPSTSSSPGSRLLPSSSVAGSTGKGKGSKAEAQHHNPASILCCV; this is encoded by the exons ATGTTTTCCCGGGAGCATGGCTTCCTTGCCGGAGCCAGCGGAGG GAGGCCTGAGGAGGCGGTGCAGGGTTGTAGTGATGTTATAGACTCTCCCACTGAAGGCTTTCCATGTGTCCTcactcctgctgtccccaacaAG acTGTGGACTTGTTTGAAATGATTGAAAAAATGCAG GGGAGTCGTCTGGATGAACAAAGAtgttcccttccagctcctctcaAG ACAGAAGAGGAGTATATTCCTTATCCCAGCATCCATGAG GTATTACAGAAAGGGTGGCCATATCCTCTCATTATCCTACCCCAGTTTGGGGGCTACTGGATTGAAGGGACCAGCCACAACCTCTCCAGCTTGAGTCCAACTCTGTCTGATGTACCCTTTTCCTGGAGTGGTAAAGTGAAACTGGAAAGTGACCCTACAGCCAAGCTGTACCGCAAACATTTTCTGGGAAAG GAGCACCAGAACTTTTATTCCAGTGACATGTCCTTGGGCTACCTAGTACTTTCTGTGAAGTATGAACAGattgagaaacaggaaaatctaCGCCTGTTGCTGAG GACTCGTACTGGCACCAAACATGATCTAATTCCCATTTCCTGTCTGAATGAGTTTCCCAATGCTGTTCAGATGGCAAAG CTACTTTGTGAGGATGTGAATGTTGAACGCTTCTTTCCTGTCCTCTATCCCAAG GCCTCGCAGCTTATTGTTGCATTTGATGAGCATGTCATAAGCAATAACTTCAAGTTTGGGGTCATCTACCAAAAACCTGGACAG ACAACTGAAGAAGAAGTCTTCAGTAACACTGTAGAGAGTCAGGGTTTCCTGGAGTTCTTGGATTTCCTTGGTGACAAGATTCAGCTGCAGGATTTCCGTGG GTTCCGGGGAGGCTTGGATGTTACCAGAGGCCAAACAGGCACAGAGTCAGTCTATACAAATTTCCGGGGGAAGGAGATCATGTTTCACGTGTCCACAAAGCTGCCCTTCACAGAGGGAGATTCCCAGCAG cttcAGCGGAAGCGTCACATTGGGAATGATATTGTAGCCATCATTTTCCAAGATGAAAGCACACCTTTTGTCCCTGATATGATTGCTTCTAATTTCCTACATGCTTATGTGGTAGTTCAGCTCACTCATAGCACCACTGGGGACACTCTCTACAAG GTTTCAGTCACAGCCCGAGATGATGTCCCCTTCTTTGGACCACCTCTGCCAAATCCAGCCATATTTAAAAAG AGTGCAGAGTTTCGTGAATTCCTTCTGGTCAAGCTCATCAACGCTGAGTACAGCTGCTATCGAGCTGAGAAATTTGCTAAATTAGAG GAAAGAACACGGAGTGCCCTCTTGGAGAGCCTTTTTGAGGAGCTGCAACTTCGCAGCCGCAGCATGATGGGATTACCTGTAGGGGAGGATGACAAGATAGAGAATGGCAGTGGGGGCTTCCTCGAGAACTTCAAG tCTTTTGCCTTGCCTGGTAGGAGCCCATCACGTACTCGAGCCAGCCGCTTCCACGGGCGACGGAGTAGTGCCATTGGCATTGAAAACatacaggaggaaaagag CAGAGACACCACAGAGAGGATACAGAGGGTGTTGGACTGTCCAGGAACTTTCTTTGACCTGAAGTCTGAtggatcatccagtcccagctccccagagttccccagcaggaagagcaa AATGCTCAGGAGTCAAACTTCAGGATACTGTGTGATGCAGCCACTCTCACGTTCATCATCCAGTGTAAGCAGTTGTTGTAGTGGATTGAGGGAAAATGGAACatctgaggaagaggagaatgaCAGG GAGCTGATGTGCTCACTTAAGGGCCCTCCAAAACAGGATTCAGTGGTTCAGAGTATGTGGCTGGATGACAGTGACTGCACACCCAGTACTTCTAGCTCACca
- the LOC107206204 gene encoding rap1 GTPase-activating protein 1-like isoform X1, with amino-acid sequence MFSREHGFLAGASGGRPEEAVQGCSDVIDSPTEGFPCVLTPAVPNKTVDLFEMIEKMQGSRLDEQRCSLPAPLKTEEEYIPYPSIHEVLQKGWPYPLIILPQFGGYWIEGTSHNLSSLSPTLSDVPFSWSGKVKLESDPTAKLYRKHFLGKEHQNFYSSDMSLGYLVLSVKYEQIEKQENLRLLLRTRTGTKHDLIPISCLNEFPNAVQMAKLLCEDVNVERFFPVLYPKASQLIVAFDEHVISNNFKFGVIYQKPGQTTEEEVFSNTVESQGFLEFLDFLGDKIQLQDFRGFRGGLDVTRGQTGTESVYTNFRGKEIMFHVSTKLPFTEGDSQQLQRKRHIGNDIVAIIFQDESTPFVPDMIASNFLHAYVVVQLTHSTTGDTLYKVSVTARDDVPFFGPPLPNPAIFKKSAEFREFLLVKLINAEYSCYRAEKFAKLEERTRSALLESLFEELQLRSRSMMGLPVGEDDKIENGSGGFLENFKRVIRGRSQSLDTMGISMRKQQPATLPSRPATAGLALSQSVAEGPKAIAASFALPGRSPSRTRASRFHGRRSSAIGIENIQEEKSRDTTERIQRVLDCPGTFFDLKSDGSSSPSSPEFPSRKSKMLRSQTSGYCVMQPLSRSSSSVSSCCSGLRENGTSEEEENDRELMCSLKGPPKQDSVVQSMWLDDSDCTPSTSSSPGSRLLPSSSVAGSTGKGKGSKAEAQHHNPASILCCV; translated from the exons ATGTTTTCCCGGGAGCATGGCTTCCTTGCCGGAGCCAGCGGAGG GAGGCCTGAGGAGGCGGTGCAGGGTTGTAGTGATGTTATAGACTCTCCCACTGAAGGCTTTCCATGTGTCCTcactcctgctgtccccaacaAG acTGTGGACTTGTTTGAAATGATTGAAAAAATGCAG GGGAGTCGTCTGGATGAACAAAGAtgttcccttccagctcctctcaAG ACAGAAGAGGAGTATATTCCTTATCCCAGCATCCATGAG GTATTACAGAAAGGGTGGCCATATCCTCTCATTATCCTACCCCAGTTTGGGGGCTACTGGATTGAAGGGACCAGCCACAACCTCTCCAGCTTGAGTCCAACTCTGTCTGATGTACCCTTTTCCTGGAGTGGTAAAGTGAAACTGGAAAGTGACCCTACAGCCAAGCTGTACCGCAAACATTTTCTGGGAAAG GAGCACCAGAACTTTTATTCCAGTGACATGTCCTTGGGCTACCTAGTACTTTCTGTGAAGTATGAACAGattgagaaacaggaaaatctaCGCCTGTTGCTGAG GACTCGTACTGGCACCAAACATGATCTAATTCCCATTTCCTGTCTGAATGAGTTTCCCAATGCTGTTCAGATGGCAAAG CTACTTTGTGAGGATGTGAATGTTGAACGCTTCTTTCCTGTCCTCTATCCCAAG GCCTCGCAGCTTATTGTTGCATTTGATGAGCATGTCATAAGCAATAACTTCAAGTTTGGGGTCATCTACCAAAAACCTGGACAG ACAACTGAAGAAGAAGTCTTCAGTAACACTGTAGAGAGTCAGGGTTTCCTGGAGTTCTTGGATTTCCTTGGTGACAAGATTCAGCTGCAGGATTTCCGTGG GTTCCGGGGAGGCTTGGATGTTACCAGAGGCCAAACAGGCACAGAGTCAGTCTATACAAATTTCCGGGGGAAGGAGATCATGTTTCACGTGTCCACAAAGCTGCCCTTCACAGAGGGAGATTCCCAGCAG cttcAGCGGAAGCGTCACATTGGGAATGATATTGTAGCCATCATTTTCCAAGATGAAAGCACACCTTTTGTCCCTGATATGATTGCTTCTAATTTCCTACATGCTTATGTGGTAGTTCAGCTCACTCATAGCACCACTGGGGACACTCTCTACAAG GTTTCAGTCACAGCCCGAGATGATGTCCCCTTCTTTGGACCACCTCTGCCAAATCCAGCCATATTTAAAAAG AGTGCAGAGTTTCGTGAATTCCTTCTGGTCAAGCTCATCAACGCTGAGTACAGCTGCTATCGAGCTGAGAAATTTGCTAAATTAGAG GAAAGAACACGGAGTGCCCTCTTGGAGAGCCTTTTTGAGGAGCTGCAACTTCGCAGCCGCAGCATGATGGGATTACCTGTAGGGGAGGATGACAAGATAGAGAATGGCAGTGGGGGCTTCCTCGAGAACTTCAAG CGGGTGATCAGAGGCCGCAGCCAGAGCCTGGATACCATGGGGATATCCatgagaaagcagcagccagccacCCTGCCCAGCCGCCCAGCTACAGCTGGCCTTGCCCTCAGCCAGAGTGTCGCCGAGGGCCCTAAGGCCATTGCTGCG tCTTTTGCCTTGCCTGGTAGGAGCCCATCACGTACTCGAGCCAGCCGCTTCCACGGGCGACGGAGTAGTGCCATTGGCATTGAAAACatacaggaggaaaagag CAGAGACACCACAGAGAGGATACAGAGGGTGTTGGACTGTCCAGGAACTTTCTTTGACCTGAAGTCTGAtggatcatccagtcccagctccccagagttccccagcaggaagagcaa AATGCTCAGGAGTCAAACTTCAGGATACTGTGTGATGCAGCCACTCTCACGTTCATCATCCAGTGTAAGCAGTTGTTGTAGTGGATTGAGGGAAAATGGAACatctgaggaagaggagaatgaCAGG GAGCTGATGTGCTCACTTAAGGGCCCTCCAAAACAGGATTCAGTGGTTCAGAGTATGTGGCTGGATGACAGTGACTGCACACCCAGTACTTCTAGCTCACca
- the LOC107206204 gene encoding rap1 GTPase-activating protein 1-like isoform X5: MIEKMQGSRLDEQRCSLPAPLKTEEEYIPYPSIHEVLQKGWPYPLIILPQFGGYWIEGTSHNLSSLSPTLSDVPFSWSGKVKLESDPTAKLYRKHFLGKEHQNFYSSDMSLGYLVLSVKYEQIEKQENLRLLLRTRTGTKHDLIPISCLNEFPNAVQMAKLLCEDVNVERFFPVLYPKASQLIVAFDEHVISNNFKFGVIYQKPGQTTEEEVFSNTVESQGFLEFLDFLGDKIQLQDFRGFRGGLDVTRGQTGTESVYTNFRGKEIMFHVSTKLPFTEGDSQQLQRKRHIGNDIVAIIFQDESTPFVPDMIASNFLHAYVVVQLTHSTTGDTLYKVSVTARDDVPFFGPPLPNPAIFKKSAEFREFLLVKLINAEYSCYRAEKFAKLEERTRSALLESLFEELQLRSRSMMGLPVGEDDKIENGSGGFLENFKRVIRGRSQSLDTMGISMRKQQPATLPSRPATAGLALSQSVAEGPKAIAASFALPGRSPSRTRASRFHGRRSSAIGIENIQEEKSRDTTERIQRVLDCPGTFFDLKSDGSSSPSSPEFPSRKSKMLRSQTSGYCVMQPLSRSSSSVSSCCSGLRENGTSEEEENDRELMCSLKGPPKQDSVVQSMWLDDSDCTPSTSSSPGSRLLPSSSVAGSTGKGKGSKAEAQHHNPASILCCV; encoded by the exons ATGATTGAAAAAATGCAG GGGAGTCGTCTGGATGAACAAAGAtgttcccttccagctcctctcaAG ACAGAAGAGGAGTATATTCCTTATCCCAGCATCCATGAG GTATTACAGAAAGGGTGGCCATATCCTCTCATTATCCTACCCCAGTTTGGGGGCTACTGGATTGAAGGGACCAGCCACAACCTCTCCAGCTTGAGTCCAACTCTGTCTGATGTACCCTTTTCCTGGAGTGGTAAAGTGAAACTGGAAAGTGACCCTACAGCCAAGCTGTACCGCAAACATTTTCTGGGAAAG GAGCACCAGAACTTTTATTCCAGTGACATGTCCTTGGGCTACCTAGTACTTTCTGTGAAGTATGAACAGattgagaaacaggaaaatctaCGCCTGTTGCTGAG GACTCGTACTGGCACCAAACATGATCTAATTCCCATTTCCTGTCTGAATGAGTTTCCCAATGCTGTTCAGATGGCAAAG CTACTTTGTGAGGATGTGAATGTTGAACGCTTCTTTCCTGTCCTCTATCCCAAG GCCTCGCAGCTTATTGTTGCATTTGATGAGCATGTCATAAGCAATAACTTCAAGTTTGGGGTCATCTACCAAAAACCTGGACAG ACAACTGAAGAAGAAGTCTTCAGTAACACTGTAGAGAGTCAGGGTTTCCTGGAGTTCTTGGATTTCCTTGGTGACAAGATTCAGCTGCAGGATTTCCGTGG GTTCCGGGGAGGCTTGGATGTTACCAGAGGCCAAACAGGCACAGAGTCAGTCTATACAAATTTCCGGGGGAAGGAGATCATGTTTCACGTGTCCACAAAGCTGCCCTTCACAGAGGGAGATTCCCAGCAG cttcAGCGGAAGCGTCACATTGGGAATGATATTGTAGCCATCATTTTCCAAGATGAAAGCACACCTTTTGTCCCTGATATGATTGCTTCTAATTTCCTACATGCTTATGTGGTAGTTCAGCTCACTCATAGCACCACTGGGGACACTCTCTACAAG GTTTCAGTCACAGCCCGAGATGATGTCCCCTTCTTTGGACCACCTCTGCCAAATCCAGCCATATTTAAAAAG AGTGCAGAGTTTCGTGAATTCCTTCTGGTCAAGCTCATCAACGCTGAGTACAGCTGCTATCGAGCTGAGAAATTTGCTAAATTAGAG GAAAGAACACGGAGTGCCCTCTTGGAGAGCCTTTTTGAGGAGCTGCAACTTCGCAGCCGCAGCATGATGGGATTACCTGTAGGGGAGGATGACAAGATAGAGAATGGCAGTGGGGGCTTCCTCGAGAACTTCAAG CGGGTGATCAGAGGCCGCAGCCAGAGCCTGGATACCATGGGGATATCCatgagaaagcagcagccagccacCCTGCCCAGCCGCCCAGCTACAGCTGGCCTTGCCCTCAGCCAGAGTGTCGCCGAGGGCCCTAAGGCCATTGCTGCG tCTTTTGCCTTGCCTGGTAGGAGCCCATCACGTACTCGAGCCAGCCGCTTCCACGGGCGACGGAGTAGTGCCATTGGCATTGAAAACatacaggaggaaaagag CAGAGACACCACAGAGAGGATACAGAGGGTGTTGGACTGTCCAGGAACTTTCTTTGACCTGAAGTCTGAtggatcatccagtcccagctccccagagttccccagcaggaagagcaa AATGCTCAGGAGTCAAACTTCAGGATACTGTGTGATGCAGCCACTCTCACGTTCATCATCCAGTGTAAGCAGTTGTTGTAGTGGATTGAGGGAAAATGGAACatctgaggaagaggagaatgaCAGG GAGCTGATGTGCTCACTTAAGGGCCCTCCAAAACAGGATTCAGTGGTTCAGAGTATGTGGCTGGATGACAGTGACTGCACACCCAGTACTTCTAGCTCACca
- the LOC107206204 gene encoding rap1 GTPase-activating protein 1-like isoform X7 has translation MFSREHGFLAGASGGRPEEAVQGCSDVIDSPTEGFPCVLTPAVPNKTVDLFEMIEKMQGSRLDEQRCSLPAPLKTEEEYIPYPSIHEVLQKGWPYPLIILPQFGGYWIEGTSHNLSSLSPTLSDVPFSWSGKVKLESDPTAKLYRKHFLGKEHQNFYSSDMSLGYLVLSVKYEQIEKQENLRLLLRTRTGTKHDLIPISCLNEFPNAVQMAKLLCEDVNVERFFPVLYPKASQLIVAFDEHVISNNFKFGVIYQKPGQLQRKRHIGNDIVAIIFQDESTPFVPDMIASNFLHAYVVVQLTHSTTGDTLYKVSVTARDDVPFFGPPLPNPAIFKKSAEFREFLLVKLINAEYSCYRAEKFAKLEERTRSALLESLFEELQLRSRSMMGLPVGEDDKIENGSGGFLENFKRVIRGRSQSLDTMGISMRKQQPATLPSRPATAGLALSQSVAEGPKAIAASFALPGRSPSRTRASRFHGRRSSAIGIENIQEEKSRDTTERIQRVLDCPGTFFDLKSDGSSSPSSPEFPSRKSKMLRSQTSGYCVMQPLSRSSSSVSSCCSGLRENGTSEEEENDRELMCSLKGPPKQDSVVQSMWLDDSDCTPSTSSSPGSRLLPSSSVAGSTGKGKGSKAEAQHHNPASILCCV, from the exons ATGTTTTCCCGGGAGCATGGCTTCCTTGCCGGAGCCAGCGGAGG GAGGCCTGAGGAGGCGGTGCAGGGTTGTAGTGATGTTATAGACTCTCCCACTGAAGGCTTTCCATGTGTCCTcactcctgctgtccccaacaAG acTGTGGACTTGTTTGAAATGATTGAAAAAATGCAG GGGAGTCGTCTGGATGAACAAAGAtgttcccttccagctcctctcaAG ACAGAAGAGGAGTATATTCCTTATCCCAGCATCCATGAG GTATTACAGAAAGGGTGGCCATATCCTCTCATTATCCTACCCCAGTTTGGGGGCTACTGGATTGAAGGGACCAGCCACAACCTCTCCAGCTTGAGTCCAACTCTGTCTGATGTACCCTTTTCCTGGAGTGGTAAAGTGAAACTGGAAAGTGACCCTACAGCCAAGCTGTACCGCAAACATTTTCTGGGAAAG GAGCACCAGAACTTTTATTCCAGTGACATGTCCTTGGGCTACCTAGTACTTTCTGTGAAGTATGAACAGattgagaaacaggaaaatctaCGCCTGTTGCTGAG GACTCGTACTGGCACCAAACATGATCTAATTCCCATTTCCTGTCTGAATGAGTTTCCCAATGCTGTTCAGATGGCAAAG CTACTTTGTGAGGATGTGAATGTTGAACGCTTCTTTCCTGTCCTCTATCCCAAG GCCTCGCAGCTTATTGTTGCATTTGATGAGCATGTCATAAGCAATAACTTCAAGTTTGGGGTCATCTACCAAAAACCTGGACAG cttcAGCGGAAGCGTCACATTGGGAATGATATTGTAGCCATCATTTTCCAAGATGAAAGCACACCTTTTGTCCCTGATATGATTGCTTCTAATTTCCTACATGCTTATGTGGTAGTTCAGCTCACTCATAGCACCACTGGGGACACTCTCTACAAG GTTTCAGTCACAGCCCGAGATGATGTCCCCTTCTTTGGACCACCTCTGCCAAATCCAGCCATATTTAAAAAG AGTGCAGAGTTTCGTGAATTCCTTCTGGTCAAGCTCATCAACGCTGAGTACAGCTGCTATCGAGCTGAGAAATTTGCTAAATTAGAG GAAAGAACACGGAGTGCCCTCTTGGAGAGCCTTTTTGAGGAGCTGCAACTTCGCAGCCGCAGCATGATGGGATTACCTGTAGGGGAGGATGACAAGATAGAGAATGGCAGTGGGGGCTTCCTCGAGAACTTCAAG CGGGTGATCAGAGGCCGCAGCCAGAGCCTGGATACCATGGGGATATCCatgagaaagcagcagccagccacCCTGCCCAGCCGCCCAGCTACAGCTGGCCTTGCCCTCAGCCAGAGTGTCGCCGAGGGCCCTAAGGCCATTGCTGCG tCTTTTGCCTTGCCTGGTAGGAGCCCATCACGTACTCGAGCCAGCCGCTTCCACGGGCGACGGAGTAGTGCCATTGGCATTGAAAACatacaggaggaaaagag CAGAGACACCACAGAGAGGATACAGAGGGTGTTGGACTGTCCAGGAACTTTCTTTGACCTGAAGTCTGAtggatcatccagtcccagctccccagagttccccagcaggaagagcaa AATGCTCAGGAGTCAAACTTCAGGATACTGTGTGATGCAGCCACTCTCACGTTCATCATCCAGTGTAAGCAGTTGTTGTAGTGGATTGAGGGAAAATGGAACatctgaggaagaggagaatgaCAGG GAGCTGATGTGCTCACTTAAGGGCCCTCCAAAACAGGATTCAGTGGTTCAGAGTATGTGGCTGGATGACAGTGACTGCACACCCAGTACTTCTAGCTCACca